In Synechococcus sp. KORDI-52, one genomic interval encodes:
- a CDS encoding phytanoyl-CoA dioxygenase family protein → MLSLLTRTKSFRDPWVGHPDLNRRWQLHRRRVQLAETLCLWRRLLRPAQLASLERDGFVALENFLPQSEFEALRDEVEAVVARASRLHPVADNTRPGFRPKQPFPGGFDRFDGGTLNRFLHIDPEHMPRAAAFSHDQRLSAGSRQVIGLPMNPRKLDIYLTVHGEETRTPDLQKVLHRDTFFRALKFWFFLRPVQRQDGPFEYVPGSHRLDPSRLRWEQTTASAAAEQRRQPDVSGSFRIREEALAELGLPKPVALTCPANTLVLADVFGFHRRGAAVQGQQRLALYGWNRPYPFLPISW, encoded by the coding sequence ATGCTTTCGCTGCTGACGCGTACCAAGAGCTTTCGGGATCCCTGGGTCGGTCACCCGGATCTGAACCGACGCTGGCAGCTGCATCGACGCCGGGTTCAGCTGGCCGAGACGCTGTGCCTCTGGAGACGGCTGCTGCGCCCGGCTCAACTGGCCAGCCTGGAGCGCGACGGCTTTGTGGCGCTGGAGAACTTTCTGCCGCAGTCGGAGTTTGAGGCCTTGCGCGACGAGGTGGAGGCCGTGGTGGCTCGTGCCTCACGCCTGCATCCAGTAGCGGACAACACCAGGCCTGGCTTTCGTCCGAAACAACCCTTCCCTGGAGGCTTTGACCGTTTCGACGGTGGAACCCTCAACCGCTTTCTGCACATCGATCCTGAGCACATGCCTCGGGCCGCAGCCTTCTCCCATGACCAGCGCCTCAGTGCTGGATCGCGCCAGGTCATCGGCTTGCCGATGAATCCGCGCAAGCTGGACATCTATCTCACGGTGCATGGCGAGGAGACCCGCACGCCGGATCTGCAGAAGGTGCTGCACCGCGACACGTTCTTTCGTGCTCTGAAGTTCTGGTTTTTTCTGCGGCCGGTGCAACGCCAGGACGGACCCTTCGAATACGTGCCGGGCAGCCATCGTCTTGATCCCTCTCGCCTGCGTTGGGAGCAGACCACGGCCAGCGCGGCTGCCGAACAGCGGCGGCAGCCTGATGTGTCCGGGTCGTTCCGAATCAGAGAAGAGGCCCTGGCCGAGCTGGGGCTGCCCAAACCTGTCGCGCTCACCTGCCCGGCCAACACCCTGGTGCTGGCGGATGTGTTCGGCTTTCACCGTCGTGGTGCTGCTGTCCAGGGTCAGCAGCGGTTGGCCCTTTACGGCTGGAACCGCCCCTATCCCTTTCTTCCCATTAGCTGGTGA
- a CDS encoding Bax inhibitor-1 family protein gives MPASSNFQEAIREAQSSALVGPNVVNKALPYVGGGMVLTSIGVIGGLSMMATPIFMPLFWVAVIGNLVLFFVAQNVAMKGNNATALPLLSIYSLITGFTLSGLVALAGAVAGVGAVGTAALATGITFVIASFVGRRMSDSVGQALSGVVGLGLIGLILAMVVQFIGGIFAPAMFHGTSFELMIAGFGTVLFVGAAFVDFYTMPRSYRDDQYLAGALSMYLTYINLFIFILRLIIVLNGGGRRD, from the coding sequence ATGCCAGCAAGCAGTAATTTCCAAGAGGCGATTCGCGAGGCGCAATCCAGCGCCCTCGTCGGCCCCAACGTTGTCAATAAGGCGCTGCCCTACGTCGGTGGCGGCATGGTGCTCACCTCAATCGGGGTGATCGGTGGTCTCTCGATGATGGCCACTCCCATCTTCATGCCCCTGTTCTGGGTGGCTGTGATCGGCAACCTTGTGTTGTTCTTCGTCGCCCAGAACGTTGCGATGAAGGGCAACAACGCCACAGCGCTGCCGCTGTTGTCGATCTACAGCCTGATCACTGGCTTTACCCTCAGTGGTCTCGTGGCCCTCGCTGGAGCCGTTGCCGGTGTCGGCGCGGTTGGCACAGCTGCCCTGGCCACGGGCATCACGTTTGTGATTGCCTCCTTTGTCGGCCGTCGCATGAGCGATTCCGTTGGTCAGGCGCTCTCCGGCGTGGTTGGTCTTGGTCTGATCGGCCTGATCTTGGCGATGGTCGTTCAGTTCATCGGCGGCATCTTTGCTCCAGCCATGTTCCATGGCACCAGCTTTGAGCTGATGATCGCCGGCTTCGGCACGGTGCTGTTTGTGGGTGCCGCCTTCGTCGACTTTTATACGATGCCCCGCTCCTACAGGGATGATCAATACCTGGCAGGTGCCCTGAGCATGTACCTCACCTACATCAACCTGTTTATCTTCATCCTGCGGCTGATCATCGTGCTCAATGGTGGTGGTCGTCGCGACTGA
- the era gene encoding GTPase Era: MHATPLPEDYRSGFIALIGRPNVGKSTLVNQLVGEKVAITSPVAQTTRNRLRAILTTEVAQMVLVDTPGIHKPHHLLGERLVKSARSAIGEVDLVVLLLEGCERPGRGDAFIVNLLQQQSLPVLVALNKWDKLAEEHRSEAEEAYAALLQETNWPVHHCSALSGEGCAELTAAMAAQLPLGPQLYPPEMVSDQPERVLLGELIREQVLLQTREEVPHSVAVTIDRVEELPAKGKGTGRTAVLATVLVERKSQKGILIGKGGAMLKTIGQGARLQMQMLIDGPVYLELFVKVVPDWRSKPARLAELGYTGDH; the protein is encoded by the coding sequence ATGCATGCAACTCCTCTGCCAGAGGATTACCGCTCTGGCTTCATCGCACTGATCGGTCGCCCGAACGTGGGCAAATCCACCCTGGTGAATCAGCTGGTGGGGGAGAAGGTGGCGATCACATCGCCCGTGGCCCAGACCACCCGCAACCGCCTGCGGGCCATCCTCACCACGGAGGTGGCCCAGATGGTGCTGGTGGACACGCCTGGCATCCACAAACCCCATCACTTGCTGGGGGAACGGCTGGTGAAGAGTGCGCGCAGCGCCATCGGTGAAGTGGACCTGGTGGTGTTGCTGTTGGAGGGGTGCGAGCGCCCGGGGCGCGGTGATGCCTTCATCGTGAATCTGCTGCAGCAGCAGTCCCTGCCGGTGCTGGTGGCCCTGAACAAGTGGGACAAGCTGGCGGAGGAACACCGCTCTGAAGCGGAAGAGGCCTATGCCGCCCTGCTGCAGGAGACGAACTGGCCGGTGCACCACTGCAGCGCCCTGTCAGGTGAGGGTTGCGCGGAGCTCACAGCAGCGATGGCGGCTCAGTTGCCCCTGGGGCCTCAGTTGTATCCACCCGAGATGGTGAGTGATCAACCGGAGCGGGTGTTGCTCGGGGAACTCATTCGCGAGCAGGTCCTGCTGCAAACGCGGGAGGAGGTGCCCCACAGCGTCGCCGTCACTATTGATCGCGTTGAAGAGTTGCCGGCGAAGGGCAAAGGGACGGGGCGGACAGCCGTTCTGGCCACGGTGCTGGTGGAACGCAAAAGTCAGAAGGGAATCCTGATCGGTAAAGGCGGGGCGATGCTCAAGACGATCGGCCAGGGGGCGCGGCTGCAGATGCAGATGCTGATCGATGGCCCGGTGTATTTGGAGCTGTTCGTGAAGGTGGTGCCGGATTGGCGCAGCAAACCCGCCCGCTTGGCGGAGCTGGGTTACACGGGGGATCACTGA
- a CDS encoding phycobiliprotein lyase, producing the protein MSEQAFPPDNPASFLSLCDGEWMSLRSCFELAAGGDDEWHSSERGELTVRCVTEQGALGQLQVQAPGGTSSTLTFAADGQLILDGDSPGNWRFWPDGSMELNLSRADGVQVQERIWFTRANLRLRSTTAVDAQGTPVQGSFCTDIRRVSKPAA; encoded by the coding sequence ATGAGTGAACAAGCTTTTCCCCCGGACAACCCTGCCTCCTTTCTGAGCCTCTGCGACGGGGAGTGGATGAGCCTTCGCAGCTGCTTTGAGCTGGCTGCCGGTGGTGACGACGAGTGGCACAGCAGCGAACGGGGTGAACTCACCGTCCGCTGCGTGACCGAGCAGGGGGCGCTCGGCCAACTGCAGGTGCAGGCCCCTGGTGGAACCAGCAGCACCCTCACCTTCGCCGCCGATGGACAGCTCATCCTCGATGGTGATTCCCCAGGGAATTGGAGGTTCTGGCCTGACGGCAGCATGGAGCTGAACCTCAGCCGTGCGGATGGTGTGCAGGTTCAGGAGAGGATCTGGTTCACGCGGGCCAACCTGCGCCTGCGTAGCACCACGGCGGTGGATGCGCAGGGAACACCGGTTCAGGGCAGTTTCTGCACGGACATCCGCAGGGTGTCCAAACCGGCGGCCTGA
- the rpsP gene encoding 30S ribosomal protein S16, protein MIKLRLKRFGKKREASFRLVACNSTSRRDGRPLQELGFYNPRTKETRLDTEAIRERLGQGAQPTDVVRTLLERGGLLEKTVRPAETVGKAKQAAKREADAKQAAKEAAEAKAAEAEASDSAESESTEG, encoded by the coding sequence ATGATCAAGCTCCGCCTGAAGCGGTTTGGCAAAAAGCGGGAAGCGAGCTTCCGCCTCGTGGCCTGCAACAGCACCTCACGTCGGGACGGTCGTCCCCTGCAGGAGCTGGGCTTCTACAACCCGCGGACGAAGGAAACACGCCTCGACACCGAGGCCATCCGTGAGCGTCTGGGTCAGGGTGCCCAACCCACCGATGTGGTTCGCACGCTGCTCGAGCGCGGCGGTCTTCTGGAAAAGACCGTGCGGCCTGCAGAGACCGTCGGCAAGGCCAAGCAAGCGGCCAAGCGTGAAGCTGATGCCAAGCAAGCCGCCAAGGAGGCTGCCGAGGCCAAGGCTGCAGAAGCTGAGGCTTCTGATTCCGCAGAATCCGAATCCACCGAGGGCTGA
- a CDS encoding PhoH family protein, translating to MSDDGERGRFVLDLPDPDAALALAGEAETTLHRLEALTGASMVLRGLQLVITGRPTQIERAAAVVELVRPIWQDGQSVSPVDLQSALGALNTGRGDDHAAMGEQVLAKSQKGNLLRPRTLRQKKYVDAMERHDLTFALGPAGTGKTFLATVLAVRMLTERKVERLILTRPAVEAGERLGFLPGDLQQKVDPYLRPLYDALHSLLGAEKTTVLLEKGVIEVAPLAYMRGRTLSDAFVILDEAQNTTPAQMRMVLTRLGERSRMVVTGDTTQVDLPSTVQSGLVEASEVLEGVEGVAVCRLTAADVVRHPLVQRVVEAYARRDERKTPKVQRR from the coding sequence GTGTCTGACGACGGCGAACGCGGCCGTTTCGTTCTCGACCTGCCTGATCCTGATGCTGCACTGGCCCTGGCCGGTGAAGCGGAAACAACTCTGCATCGCCTGGAAGCTCTCACAGGAGCCTCCATGGTGTTGCGGGGTCTTCAACTGGTGATCACCGGGCGGCCAACGCAGATTGAGAGGGCTGCTGCGGTTGTGGAATTGGTGCGCCCGATCTGGCAGGACGGCCAGTCGGTGTCACCGGTGGACCTCCAGTCGGCGCTGGGAGCGCTCAACACCGGCCGCGGCGATGACCACGCCGCCATGGGCGAGCAGGTGTTGGCGAAGAGCCAGAAGGGCAACCTGCTGCGCCCGCGCACCCTGCGCCAAAAGAAATACGTGGACGCCATGGAGCGTCACGACCTCACCTTTGCCCTCGGTCCTGCCGGTACCGGAAAAACCTTTCTGGCCACCGTTCTGGCGGTTCGGATGCTCACCGAACGCAAGGTGGAGCGTCTGATTCTCACCCGGCCGGCTGTTGAAGCTGGGGAGCGCCTTGGTTTCCTGCCGGGCGACCTGCAGCAGAAGGTGGACCCCTATCTGCGTCCGCTCTACGACGCTTTGCATTCCCTCCTCGGCGCCGAGAAAACCACTGTGCTGTTGGAGAAAGGGGTGATTGAGGTCGCTCCCCTGGCCTACATGCGGGGCCGAACCCTCAGTGATGCCTTCGTGATCCTGGATGAGGCCCAGAACACCACGCCAGCCCAGATGCGCATGGTGCTCACCCGTCTGGGAGAGCGTTCGCGAATGGTCGTGACCGGTGACACCACCCAGGTCGATCTTCCCTCCACCGTGCAGAGCGGTTTGGTGGAGGCGTCCGAGGTGTTGGAGGGCGTGGAAGGAGTCGCTGTCTGCCGCCTCACCGCCGCAGATGTGGTGCGCCACCCCCTCGTGCAGCGGGTGGTGGAGGCCTATGCCCGCCGGGATGAACGCAAAACGCCCAAAGTTCAACGTCGATAG